The uncultured Desulfobulbus sp. genome window below encodes:
- a CDS encoding VanZ family protein → MSLWDLGHVLFFAFATFFFLQIAEKKMLQWKLWQLIISVLFTVVAAGSCIEWLQSLTSDRSPDIMDVVRNQIGCFFALSFSKVTSQLCIPRIKLKFLKALAVVLLLFACIPLIKAFSDEQVARSQFPLLADFETPFEISRWTNTLHLFDERTHVRHGSHALRVQLTTAKYSGTALFHFPGNWQGYSFLHWSVYNTLTSSLPITLRIHDVEHKKHGSQYSDRFNRVFQLQPGWNDLTVNLEDVRSAPKNRSMDMKHIELLGFFVIQLSEPSAIIVDHFYLSR, encoded by the coding sequence ATGTCATTATGGGATCTGGGTCACGTTTTATTTTTTGCTTTTGCCACATTCTTTTTTTTACAAATTGCCGAGAAAAAAATGCTTCAATGGAAACTTTGGCAACTTATCATTTCGGTCCTTTTCACTGTTGTCGCTGCCGGTAGCTGTATAGAATGGCTTCAAAGCCTGACCAGTGATCGTTCCCCAGATATTATGGACGTGGTCCGCAACCAAATCGGCTGTTTTTTCGCTCTTTCTTTTTCCAAAGTCACAAGTCAACTCTGCATTCCCCGAATTAAGCTCAAATTTCTTAAAGCCCTTGCCGTGGTTTTGCTTCTCTTCGCTTGTATTCCCCTGATCAAAGCCTTCAGCGACGAACAAGTTGCCCGTTCTCAGTTCCCGCTTTTAGCTGATTTTGAAACTCCCTTTGAAATAAGTCGCTGGACGAATACTCTCCACCTCTTTGACGAAAGGACGCATGTACGCCATGGCTCACATGCTCTAAGGGTTCAGCTCACAACGGCAAAGTATTCCGGCACTGCTCTTTTTCACTTCCCTGGGAACTGGCAAGGATACTCTTTCCTTCACTGGAGTGTGTATAATACGCTAACGAGTTCATTACCAATCACGTTGCGGATTCACGACGTTGAGCATAAAAAGCACGGCTCTCAATATTCAGACCGTTTCAACAGAGTGTTCCAGCTACAACCGGGCTGGAATGACCTAACCGTTAATTTAGAAGATGTTCGCTCGGCCCCGAAAAACCGGAGTATGGATATGAAACACATTGAACTGCTAGGCTTTTTTGTTATCCAATTATCGGAGCCTTCTGCAATAATCGTCGATCACTTTTATCTCAGCCGCTAA
- a CDS encoding ComEA family DNA-binding protein has translation MKKFYMTLLLVLFFATAAFAKININTATQAELATLNGIGLSKAGAIIEYRDAHGEFKTIDDLAKVKGIGEKIMEKIRADITVKE, from the coding sequence ATGAAAAAATTTTACATGACGTTGTTGCTAGTCCTCTTTTTTGCGACCGCAGCTTTTGCCAAAATCAATATCAATACTGCCACCCAGGCAGAGCTTGCAACGCTCAATGGCATTGGGCTGTCCAAGGCCGGTGCCATTATTGAATACAGAGATGCCCATGGCGAATTTAAAACCATTGATGACCTTGCCAAGGTAAAAGGGATTGGTGAGAAAATCATGGAAAAAATAAGAGCCGATATCACGGTTAAAGAATAA
- a CDS encoding MBL fold metallo-hydrolase has translation MIPRITHLGAENCVTGSCHLVESNPEKDEGVQILVDCGATYGKDLALPFDQFPVCPASIQYLFLTHAHIDHIGRVPDLIEAGFRGEIICSHATKALLVPMLHDALSFGHDRRSRNEINNLERLIDELSWGFELHKQFTLRNGISFKLCNAGHILGSCFIQFYFSLQNQSEYKVVFSGDLGCSGTPILPDPDRPENCDLLILESTYGDRFHPDRNNRIAELRDLLKMALADEGIVYIPAFALGRTQELLYELDRIGMDVPVFVDSPLGLKITEIYSSLESFWDAESRSLMARGDHPFDFKGLYAVRRFKDHEKLLQVKGPAIVIAGSGMCTGGRIVDHFERGLDDPKNDVFFVGYQAKGTLGRQLVDGTKSVRAKIYSLSGYSAHADQKMLVDWVRSMPKPPGEVRLVHGDREAQEALRRALE, from the coding sequence ATGATTCCTCGCATTACGCATCTTGGAGCTGAAAACTGTGTGACCGGCTCCTGTCATCTTGTTGAGTCAAACCCTGAAAAAGATGAGGGGGTACAGATCCTTGTTGACTGCGGTGCAACCTATGGAAAGGATCTTGCCCTACCCTTTGATCAGTTTCCTGTCTGTCCTGCATCAATACAGTATCTCTTTTTGACACATGCTCACATTGACCATATCGGGCGTGTCCCTGATTTGATCGAAGCTGGTTTTCGAGGAGAAATTATTTGCAGCCACGCAACGAAAGCTCTGCTTGTTCCCATGCTACACGATGCACTCTCTTTTGGTCATGACCGACGAAGCCGTAACGAGATCAACAACCTCGAACGACTTATCGATGAGTTGTCATGGGGATTTGAGTTGCATAAACAATTCACCTTACGCAATGGAATATCATTCAAACTTTGTAATGCCGGTCACATTCTGGGGTCCTGCTTTATCCAGTTCTATTTTTCACTGCAAAACCAATCGGAGTATAAGGTTGTATTTTCTGGTGATTTAGGGTGCTCTGGAACCCCTATTTTGCCGGACCCAGATCGGCCGGAAAACTGCGATCTTTTAATACTCGAATCGACCTATGGAGACAGGTTCCATCCAGACCGCAATAATCGTATTGCAGAACTGCGGGATTTATTGAAGATGGCCCTTGCCGACGAAGGCATCGTTTATATCCCCGCCTTTGCTCTTGGCCGGACCCAAGAGTTGCTCTACGAATTGGACCGCATTGGTATGGATGTGCCGGTCTTTGTCGATTCTCCCTTGGGACTAAAAATTACTGAGATATATTCATCTCTTGAATCGTTTTGGGATGCCGAGTCACGGTCACTGATGGCCAGAGGAGATCATCCTTTTGATTTTAAAGGGCTCTATGCAGTGCGACGATTTAAGGATCATGAAAAATTGCTGCAAGTGAAAGGGCCAGCCATAGTCATCGCAGGTAGTGGTATGTGTACTGGCGGTCGCATTGTTGATCATTTTGAGCGAGGGCTTGATGATCCTAAAAATGACGTTTTCTTCGTTGGGTATCAGGCGAAAGGGACTTTGGGGAGGCAACTCGTAGATGGGACCAAATCGGTTCGGGCGAAAATTTATAGCCTGAGTGGATATTCTGCACATGCTGATCAGAAGATGCTAGTTGATTGGGTGCGTTCCATGCCTAAGCCCCCTGGTGAAGTTCGGCTTGTTCATGGAGACAGAGAGGCGCAGGAAGCGTTGAGGAGAGCACTGGAGTGA
- a CDS encoding PEP-CTERM sorting domain-containing protein (PEP-CTERM proteins occur, often in large numbers, in the proteomes of bacteria that also encode an exosortase, a predicted intramembrane cysteine proteinase. The presence of a PEP-CTERM domain at a protein's C-terminus predicts cleavage within the sorting domain, followed by covalent anchoring to some some component of the (usually Gram-negative) cell surface. Many PEP-CTERM proteins exhibit an unusual sequence composition that includes large numbers of potential glycosylation sites. Expression of one such protein has been shown restore the ability of a bacterium to form floc, a type of biofilm.), whose amino-acid sequence MPIPVVSLLVSLLLNVCVFTSIASADSLRVEGEIVIEETTGLYWTRSAVSSTPLTYSKALEWVAWLRDTAYGGYTDWHLPRTPDGDWGNGNIYDGQVNASKYNVDVSDIGHLYYVSIGLTSQYKQSGNSQDDINKLASRWFENLIPACYWFETLASEEINGAETGWGFDFGWGSQFKLNTSNVAYAIAVRSAVPEPSVAGLFMTALLSFTFVRTRRKTH is encoded by the coding sequence ATGCCTATTCCCGTTGTTTCACTCTTGGTCTCTCTATTGTTAAATGTTTGTGTTTTTACTTCTATCGCCTCGGCAGATTCGTTGAGAGTCGAGGGGGAAATCGTTATTGAAGAAACAACAGGGCTGTATTGGACACGCTCTGCGGTTTCCAGCACTCCGTTGACATATAGCAAAGCGCTCGAGTGGGTTGCATGGCTCAGGGATACTGCCTACGGAGGGTATACTGATTGGCATTTACCCCGGACGCCAGATGGAGACTGGGGGAATGGGAATATCTATGATGGTCAGGTTAATGCAAGTAAATACAATGTAGACGTAAGTGATATTGGACATTTGTATTACGTGAGTATAGGGCTTACATCGCAATACAAACAATCAGGCAATTCTCAAGATGATATCAATAAACTAGCCAGCCGATGGTTTGAAAATTTAATTCCTGCTTGCTATTGGTTTGAGACACTCGCCAGTGAAGAGATCAATGGTGCGGAGACTGGGTGGGGATTTGATTTCGGTTGGGGATCTCAATTTAAACTTAATACGAGTAATGTTGCCTACGCCATCGCCGTAAGGTCAGCTGTTCCAGAACCTTCAGTTGCAGGGTTGTTTATGACGGCTTTACTCAGTTTTACATTTGTCCGAACTCGCAGAAAAACTCACTGA